Proteins encoded by one window of Cylindrospermum stagnale PCC 7417:
- a CDS encoding Rpn family recombination-promoting nuclease/putative transposase has protein sequence MYDNICKFIAENFKDDLATWLLGSPIKLTELSPTELSNEPIRADSLILLQSDELVLHTEFQTDTDEDMPFRMLDYRVRVYRRFPNKKMRQIVIYLRKTGSELVNKNNLRLEKTYHEFDVIRLWEQPTDKFLTVPGLLPFAVLTQTNEPTMVLTQVAQAVEAVTDQQLQRNIAAASGILAGLVLKKDVISKILRSEIMRESVIYQQILEEGEAKGKAEGKAEGKAEGKAEGKVETTRKLALNLLRIGMSLEQIAQVTELSIEQVQVLQNEIQQS, from the coding sequence ATGTATGACAATATTTGTAAATTCATTGCCGAAAACTTCAAGGATGATTTAGCAACTTGGTTACTAGGTTCACCAATTAAATTAACAGAACTAAGTCCTACAGAATTATCAAACGAACCAATTAGAGCCGATTCATTAATATTATTACAATCGGATGAATTAGTTCTACATACCGAATTTCAAACCGACACTGACGAAGATATGCCTTTTCGGATGTTAGATTATCGAGTCAGGGTTTATCGACGCTTTCCTAACAAAAAAATGCGTCAAATAGTCATCTATTTGAGAAAAACAGGGTCAGAATTAGTCAATAAAAACAATCTTAGATTAGAGAAAACTTACCATGAGTTTGATGTCATCCGCTTGTGGGAACAACCGACAGACAAATTTCTGACTGTTCCCGGTTTATTACCCTTCGCTGTGCTAACTCAGACAAATGAGCCTACAATGGTATTAACCCAAGTAGCGCAAGCAGTTGAAGCAGTTACTGATCAACAGCTACAAAGAAATATAGCTGCTGCGAGTGGCATTCTAGCAGGTCTGGTGTTAAAGAAAGATGTAATTAGCAAGATTTTAAGGAGTGAGATTATGCGCGAATCAGTCATTTATCAACAAATCTTAGAAGAAGGCGAAGCTAAAGGTAAAGCCGAAGGTAAAGCCGAAGGTAAAGCCGAAGGTAAAGCCGAAGGTAAAGTCGAAACAACAAGAAAATTGGCTTTAAATTTGTTGCGAATTGGTATGAGTTTAGAGCAAATTGCTCAAGTTACTGAATTATCTATTGAGCAAGTTCAAGTCTTACAAAATGAGATTCAACAATCTTGA
- a CDS encoding DUF6439 family protein: MPPHTSQLNELSNLELAQTLMERLTISPNDWHRLKSNRNSRASEQVAAALVFLLKDQPQEAIARLEQAVGWLDRSISAPPCPSHGEHKR; the protein is encoded by the coding sequence ATGCCGCCTCACACCAGTCAATTGAATGAATTAAGCAATTTAGAATTAGCTCAAACCCTGATGGAACGGCTAACCATTTCCCCTAATGATTGGCATCGCCTCAAATCTAACCGCAATTCCCGTGCCAGTGAACAAGTAGCAGCAGCCCTAGTATTTCTGCTCAAAGATCAGCCACAAGAAGCGATCGCTAGATTAGAACAGGCTGTTGGTTGGCTCGATCGCTCGATTTCCGCCCCTCCCTGTCCGTCTCATGGCGAGCATAAGCGATAG
- the asnS gene encoding asparagine--tRNA ligase, with protein sequence MVNRRIAEILRSGQPDESLMVQGWVRTKRELKGFAFIELNDGSSLANLQVVINQDLPDYEAIIKQLNTGASVEVTGVLVASLGKGQRIELKAQTLKVYGDADPETYPLQKKRHSFEFLRTVGHLRSRTNSFGAVFRVRNACSAAIHQFFQQRGFLWVHTPIITASDCEGAGELFSVTSLNLKNVPRTENQEIDYSQDFFSKPTYLTVSGQLEAEIMAMAFTNVYTFGPTFRAENSNTSRHLAEFWMVEPEMAFCDLEGDMDLAEEFLKHIFKYVLETCPEDMEFFNQRIDNTVLATAENIINNQFERLTYTDAIKLLEQADFKFEYPVSWGLDLQSEHERYLAEQLFKKPVIVTDYPAQIKAFYMRLSDDEKTVRAMDILAPKIGEIIGGSQREERLDVLEKRVLAQGMKPEDLWWYLDLRRYGTVPHAGFGLGFERLVQFITGMANIRDVIPFPRTPQNAEF encoded by the coding sequence ATGGTAAATCGACGGATTGCAGAAATATTGCGAAGTGGTCAACCTGATGAGTCGCTGATGGTTCAAGGCTGGGTACGGACAAAACGGGAGTTGAAAGGGTTTGCTTTTATTGAACTCAACGACGGTTCATCCCTAGCTAATTTGCAAGTCGTGATCAATCAGGATTTACCAGACTACGAAGCCATCATCAAACAGCTGAACACTGGTGCTTCAGTCGAGGTGACAGGGGTGCTGGTAGCATCTTTAGGTAAAGGACAGCGGATTGAATTAAAAGCCCAGACGCTGAAAGTCTACGGTGACGCTGATCCCGAAACTTACCCCCTACAAAAAAAACGTCATTCCTTTGAGTTTCTGCGAACCGTGGGACATTTGCGATCGCGTACCAACTCCTTTGGTGCCGTTTTCCGCGTCAGAAATGCCTGTTCCGCAGCCATTCACCAATTTTTCCAACAACGAGGCTTTTTGTGGGTACACACACCCATAATCACCGCTAGCGACTGTGAAGGCGCGGGAGAATTATTTAGTGTTACCAGTTTAAATTTAAAGAATGTACCCCGCACAGAAAATCAAGAAATTGACTACAGCCAAGACTTTTTTAGTAAACCTACATATCTAACAGTTAGCGGTCAACTAGAAGCAGAAATTATGGCGATGGCGTTTACCAACGTCTACACCTTTGGCCCTACCTTCCGTGCAGAAAACTCCAACACTTCCCGCCACTTGGCAGAATTTTGGATGGTCGAGCCAGAAATGGCATTTTGTGACCTAGAAGGCGATATGGATTTAGCTGAAGAGTTTCTCAAGCACATCTTTAAATATGTCTTAGAAACTTGCCCAGAAGACATGGAATTTTTCAATCAACGCATTGATAATACCGTGTTAGCTACAGCCGAAAATATTATTAATAATCAATTTGAGCGTCTAACCTACACAGATGCAATCAAACTTTTAGAACAAGCCGATTTCAAGTTTGAATATCCTGTTAGCTGGGGCTTAGATTTACAATCAGAACACGAACGCTATTTAGCAGAACAACTGTTTAAAAAGCCAGTCATCGTCACAGATTACCCAGCGCAAATAAAAGCTTTTTATATGCGTTTGAGTGACGACGAAAAAACAGTCCGCGCAATGGATATACTCGCACCAAAAATTGGCGAAATCATCGGCGGTTCCCAACGGGAAGAACGGCTAGATGTATTAGAAAAACGGGTTTTAGCCCAAGGGATGAAACCAGAAGATTTATGGTGGTATTTAGATTTGCGCCGTTATGGTACCGTTCCCCATGCTGGTTTTGGTTTGGGTTTTGAAAGACTTGTGCAATTTATCACAGGAATGGCGAATATCCGCGATGTCATCCCCTTCCCCCGCACGCCGCAAAACGCCGAGTTTTAG